One window of the Paenibacillus beijingensis genome contains the following:
- a CDS encoding sensor histidine kinase, whose translation MGAKRITTLGKQRGQGHPNGWLFVFRLTGMFMFGLIAVLFVSKIPSYYVYLKETCLMTACEYAAITPLPRQVVEKAGLTETGFALLYTGITLGFFLIYFAVAALILAKRPREPISIIASLALMSLVTPTFIGMQWRWYEGLVAVIDGLTMVSFILFLLWFPNGKFVRPWVTYPTIGLLAIRLISSCFPNQPWGIEQWPMWCNFLWFALQYGILLYNQYYRFRYAAVAVEKQQTKWVFYGIMLSLTGVFLLSFLPVFFQSDFYEIRDPVWMFLLDLGVMLCTLPIPVTLGISVMRKRLWDIDPIVNRTLVYFLLSTLIIALYTLIVWYLSVLFHSEHYRFYSLFAAGVVAVVFAPLKEKLQRMVNQMLYGKKEDPYTALLQLGIRLKETLNPVESLDIVVQTVIDSLRIPYAGIGLIQNGETVLVAGERKENDQGEFSIELSSGGTALGWLYMGARSPGESFTEADRKLIDAIARQAGIVVRSVKQAMDIQLLLENLRESKEALIFAREEERREMRRNLHDDIAPRLAAMRLTASVASDWIRKDPEKAMEILTKFKADISETVDEIRGIVYDLRPHALDELGLVGAVRQRVEQLRDMQAVNGITDVDLLDIRLDAPDQLPNLPAAVEVGAYRIASEALVNVVKHADASSCVIRIALDECDLVIETTDNGIGLSGFYANRAGKQGIGLTSIRERALELGGSCVIESFENGRGTKITARLPIKPLLDHGEGHVHVKSISS comes from the coding sequence ATGGGGGCAAAGAGAATCACAACGCTGGGCAAACAAAGGGGCCAAGGCCATCCGAACGGATGGCTCTTCGTCTTTCGCTTGACCGGAATGTTTATGTTCGGCCTGATTGCGGTTTTATTTGTAAGCAAGATTCCTTCCTACTACGTTTATTTAAAAGAAACCTGCCTAATGACCGCATGCGAATATGCTGCGATTACGCCTCTCCCGCGTCAAGTCGTAGAAAAAGCGGGCTTGACTGAAACCGGGTTCGCCCTTCTGTATACGGGGATTACCCTCGGGTTCTTTCTGATCTATTTCGCGGTGGCGGCACTGATTCTCGCGAAACGTCCAAGGGAACCGATCTCTATCATCGCCTCGTTAGCATTGATGTCTCTCGTTACTCCTACCTTTATCGGGATGCAGTGGCGCTGGTACGAAGGGCTCGTTGCCGTTATCGACGGCTTGACGATGGTATCTTTCATTTTATTTCTGCTATGGTTTCCTAACGGAAAATTCGTACGGCCTTGGGTTACGTACCCGACAATCGGACTTCTGGCGATTCGGTTGATATCCAGCTGCTTCCCGAACCAACCCTGGGGAATCGAGCAATGGCCGATGTGGTGCAATTTCCTTTGGTTTGCCTTGCAATACGGCATCTTGCTTTATAACCAATATTACCGGTTTCGTTATGCGGCAGTGGCGGTCGAGAAACAACAGACCAAGTGGGTCTTCTACGGGATCATGCTGTCGCTGACGGGCGTATTTCTGCTATCCTTTCTACCGGTGTTCTTTCAGTCGGATTTCTATGAAATAAGGGATCCGGTATGGATGTTCTTGCTTGATCTGGGCGTAATGTTGTGCACGCTTCCAATCCCCGTTACGTTAGGCATATCGGTGATGAGAAAGAGATTATGGGATATCGACCCGATCGTAAATCGAACCCTTGTCTATTTTCTGCTAAGCACCTTGATTATTGCTTTGTACACCCTGATTGTATGGTACTTGTCCGTTCTGTTTCATTCCGAGCACTACCGATTCTATTCCTTATTTGCCGCGGGCGTCGTGGCCGTTGTATTCGCTCCGCTTAAGGAAAAGCTGCAACGAATGGTCAATCAGATGCTGTACGGAAAAAAGGAAGATCCGTACACCGCCTTGCTTCAGCTCGGCATCCGGTTGAAAGAAACGCTGAATCCAGTGGAATCGCTGGATATTGTCGTCCAAACGGTCATTGACTCCTTGCGCATTCCTTACGCCGGTATCGGGTTGATCCAGAATGGAGAAACCGTATTGGTCGCAGGCGAAAGGAAGGAGAACGACCAGGGGGAATTCTCTATAGAATTATCCTCAGGGGGCACGGCATTGGGATGGCTGTATATGGGAGCGCGTTCGCCGGGAGAATCGTTTACGGAGGCGGACCGGAAACTGATCGACGCCATCGCCCGTCAGGCGGGGATCGTCGTGCGCAGCGTAAAGCAAGCGATGGATATTCAATTGCTGCTGGAAAACTTGCGGGAGTCCAAAGAAGCATTAATTTTTGCAAGAGAGGAAGAGCGGCGGGAAATGCGCAGAAATCTGCATGACGATATCGCTCCACGGCTAGCTGCCATGCGCCTTACCGCATCCGTCGCGTCGGACTGGATACGGAAAGATCCGGAGAAAGCGATGGAGATATTAACGAAGTTCAAAGCGGATATTAGCGAGACGGTCGATGAAATTAGGGGGATCGTGTACGACTTGCGGCCGCATGCGCTGGATGAGCTCGGGCTTGTCGGCGCCGTTCGGCAACGGGTGGAGCAACTGAGGGACATGCAGGCCGTAAACGGAATTACGGATGTCGACCTGTTAGACATTCGATTGGATGCTCCCGATCAACTGCCTAATTTACCTGCTGCCGTCGAGGTGGGGGCGTATCGAATCGCCTCGGAGGCGTTGGTCAACGTTGTGAAGCACGCCGATGCGAGTTCATGCGTTATACGAATTGCGCTGGACGAATGTGATCTGGTGATTGAGACAACGGATAATGGCATCGGGCTGTCAGGATTCTACGCAAATCGTGCCGGAAAACAGGGCATCGGGTTAACGTCGATCCGAGAAAGAGCGCTTGAACTGGGCGGATCCTGCGTCATCGAAAGTTTCGAGAATGGCCGAGGGACAAAAATTACGGCGCGGCTTCCGATCAAACCGCTACTCGATCACGGGGAGGGTCATGTACATGTTAAGAGTATTAGTAGCTGA
- a CDS encoding RNA polymerase sigma factor: protein MWDAAGVPADREVMQEEGERPDRELVEAAREGSNEAFGELVRRHRARAYGWAARLTRDGHLAEDIVQEALIRAFLQLGQLLDSRRFQPWLKTIVRNQVHMKLRRGGPYGKERPFSGFVTAEEEREPGGHIDELLARLSKKIDYNGDISLDPAEVIARREVFETFRELLSCLTERERGIFEAHFFRELSPNEIAVLFGTTASSVYNHLSRARVKVRQERIRICIRGYVERRRQEAKPARVLLDPGKIVLKG, encoded by the coding sequence ATGTGGGATGCGGCGGGAGTTCCAGCGGACCGGGAAGTTATGCAAGAGGAGGGGGAACGGCCCGACCGGGAACTTGTCGAGGCGGCACGCGAAGGAAGCAACGAAGCGTTCGGCGAGCTCGTCCGTCGGCATCGGGCGAGGGCGTACGGATGGGCGGCAAGATTGACACGCGACGGCCATCTCGCCGAAGACATTGTGCAGGAAGCACTGATTCGCGCTTTCCTGCAGCTTGGCCAACTATTAGATAGCCGCAGATTCCAGCCATGGCTGAAAACCATTGTGCGCAATCAAGTGCACATGAAGCTAAGAAGAGGCGGTCCCTACGGCAAGGAACGGCCGTTCTCGGGATTTGTTACCGCCGAGGAGGAGAGGGAACCGGGCGGGCATATTGATGAGCTCTTGGCGAGGCTGAGTAAAAAGATTGACTACAATGGGGACATCAGTCTCGACCCGGCCGAGGTTATCGCCAGGCGTGAAGTGTTTGAGACATTCCGCGAACTGCTGAGCTGCTTGACCGAGAGGGAGAGAGGAATTTTTGAGGCCCACTTTTTCCGGGAGTTGTCGCCGAACGAGATTGCCGTTCTCTTCGGAACGACAGCGAGCAGCGTGTACAACCACCTATCGCGAGCGCGTGTGAAAGTACGCCAGGAGCGCATTCGCATCTGCATCCGTGGGTACGTCGAACGTAGAAGACAAGAGGCGAAGCCTGCGCGGGTTCTGCTGGACCCGGGAAAGATCGTTTTGAAAGGGTGA